A stretch of the Panicum virgatum strain AP13 chromosome 9N, P.virgatum_v5, whole genome shotgun sequence genome encodes the following:
- the LOC120690069 gene encoding COBRA-like protein 3 codes for MAPRGRQVTCYGAAVLLAAALLLSAPDATEAYDSLDPNGNITIKWDVMHWTPDGYVAVVTMYNYQQFRHIGAPGWQLGWTWAKQEVIWSMAGAQATKQGDCSRFKGNIPHSCKKDPVVVDLLPDTPYNMQIANCCKAGVISTFTQDPANAASSFQLSIGLAGTTTKDVKLPKNFTLRTPGPGYTCGRAIVGKPSVFFTPDGRRATRAFMTWKVTCTYSQFLAQKTPSCCVSLSLFYNDTTVSCATCSCGCRNPNGTNCVNKGSPHLGSAIDGPGKWTGQPLVECTSHMCPVRINWLVKQNYKDYWRVQITITNFNFRMNYTEWNLVVLHPNFDNITQLFGLNYKPLTPYGPSINDTAMFWGVKPGNDVLMQAGSKLGSVQGELLLRKDSQTFTFEKEWVFPRRVYFNGDNCVLPSPESYPSFAENASPVTKESSG; via the exons ATGGCGCCGCGCGGCAGACAGGTCACTTGTtacggcgccgccgtgctgctcgccgcggcgctgctgctctccGCACCGGACGCCACAG AGGCTTATGATTCCTTGGATCCAAACGGCAACATCACTATAAAATGGGACGTTATGCATTGGACTCCTGATGGATATGTT GCTGTTGTCACAATGTACAATTACCAACAATTCCGGCACATTGGAGCACCTGGGTGGCAGCTGGGGTGGACATGGGCAAAGCAGGAGGTCATCTGGTCCATGGCTGGGGCTCAGGCCACCAAGCAGGGTGACTGCTCACGTTTCAAGGGCAACATTCCCCACAGCTGCAAGAAAGATCCCGTGGTCGTTGATTTACTTCCAGACACCCCGTACAACATGCAGATCGCCAACTGCTGCAAAGCAGGAGTGATAAGTACGTTTACTCAGGACCCGGCAAATGCTGCCTCCTCCTTCCAGCTCAGTATAGGTCTTGCTGGGACTACCACTAAGGACGTTAAGCTGCCAAAGAACTTCACTCTTAGGACTCCAGGTCCCGGGTACACCTGTGGGCGTGCAATTGTTGGCAAGCCTAGTGTGTTTTTCACCCCGGATGGGCGCAGGGCAACCCGGGCTTTTA TGACATGGAAGGTGACTTGCACTTACTCTCAATTCCTCGCTCAGAAGACTCCATCCTGCTGTGTATCTCTATCATTGTTCTACAACGACACCACTGTGTCCTGCGCTACATGCTCTTGTGGCTGCCGAAACCCAAACGGGACAAACTGTGTGAA TAAGGGGTCACCTCATCTAGGATCTGCAATTGACGGCCCTGGCAAGTGGACTGGCCAGCCTCTCGTCGAGTGCACTTCCCACATGTGCCCCGTAAGAATCAACTGGCTTGTGAAGCAGAACTACAAGGACTACTGGAGAGTGCAGATCACCATCACAAACTTCAACTTCCGCATGAACTACACGGAGTGGAACTTAGTCGTCCTGCATCCAAACTTTGACAACATCACTCAGCTGTTCGGCCTCAACTACAAACCACTAACCCCATACGGTCCCAGCATAA ATGATACAGCAATGTTCTGGGGCGTAAAACCCGGCAACGATGTGCTGATGCAAGCCGGTAGTAAGCTTGGGAGCGTGCAGGGAGAGCTGCTTCTCCGTAAGGACTCCCAGACTTTCACCTTCGAAAAGGAATGGGTCTTCCCTCGCCGGGTGTACTTCAATGGTGATAACTGTGTCCTGCCATCTCCTGAATCTTATCCGTCATTTGCCGAGAATGCAAGCCCTGTAACGAAAGAATCGTCCGGGTGA
- the LOC120690070 gene encoding COBRA-like protein 3, with protein MAPGGRSVACCAAVLLAAALLLSAPTATEAYDSLDPNGNITIKWDIMQWTPDGYVAVVTMFNYQQFRHIGAPGWQLGWTWAKKEVIWSMVGAQTTEQGDCSKFKGNTPHCCKKDPTLVDLLPGTPYNMQIANCCKAGVINTFNQDPANAASSFQISVGLAGTTNKTVKVPKNFTLKTPGPGYTCGRAIVGRPTKFFTSDGRRATQALMTWNVTCTYSQFLAQKTPSCCVSLSSFYNDTIVNCPTCSCGCQNPTGSNCVNEDSPNLQSAIDGPGKWTGQPLVQCTSHMCPIRIHWHVKLNYKEYWRVKITITNFNFRMNYTQWNLVVQHPNFDNITQLFSFNYKPLTPYGGGINDTAMFWGVKFYNDLLMQAGKLGNVQSELLLRKDSQAFTFEKGWAFPRRVYFNGDNCVMPSPENYPWLPNASPLTKQPLTLPLFVFWVVLATLLAYA; from the exons ATGGCGCCGGGCGGCAGATCCGTCGCGTgctgcgccgccgtgctgctCGCGGCCGCGCTGCTCCTCTCCGCGCCGACTGCTACAG AGGCTTATGATTCCTTGGATCCGAACGGCAACATCACTATAAAATGGGATATTATGCAGTGGACTCCTGATGGATATGTC GCTGTTGTCACAATGTTCAACTATCAACAATTCCGGCACATTGGGGCACCTGGGTGGCAGCTTGGGTGGACATGGGCAAAGAAAGAGGTCATATGGTCAATGGTTGGGGCACAGACTACTGAGCAGGGTGACTGCTCGAAATTCAAAGGCAACACTCCCCACTGCTGCAAGAAAGATCCCACGCTCGTCGATTTACTTCCGGGCACTCCGTACAACATGCAAATTGCCAATTGCTGCAAAGCAGGAGTTATAAATACATTTAATCAGGACCCAGCAAATGCTGCTTCCTCCTTCCAGATTAGTGTAGGTCTTGCTGGGACCACCAATAAGACTGTTAAGGTGCCGAAGAACTTCACTCTTAAGACTCCAGGTCCTGGGTACACATGTGGGCGTGCCATTGTTGGCAGGCCGACAAAGTTTTTCACATCAGATGGACGCAGGGCAACCCAAGCTCTAA TGACATGGAATGTGACTTGCACATATTCCCAATTTCTAGCCCAGAAGACTCCGTCCTGCTGTGTATCTCTCTCATCATTTTACAATGACACAATTGTGAACTGCCCAACATGCTCTTGTGGCTGCCAAAATCCAACTGGCTCAAACTGTGTGAA TGAGGATTCACCGAATCTACAATCAGCAATTGATGGCCCTGGGAAATGGACTGGTCAGCCTCTTGTACAATGCACCTCCCACATGTGCCCGATAAGAATCCACTGGCATGTGAAGCTCAATTACAAGGAATACTGGAGAGTGAAAATAACTATCACCAACTTCAACTTCCGCATGAATTACACGCAATGGAACTTAGTTGTTCAGCATCCAAACTTTGATAATATCACTCAGCTGTTCAGTTTCAACTACAAACCACTTACCCCATATGGTGGTGGCATAA ATGATACGGCAATGTTCTGGGGTGTAAAATTCTACAATGATTTGCTGATGCAAGCTGGTAAACTTGGGAATGTGCAATCAGAACTACTTCTTCGAAAGGATTCTCAGGCTTTCACCTTCGAAAAGGGATGGGCCTTCCCACGTCGAGTGTACTTCAATGGTGATAACTGTGTCATGCCGTCCCCTGAAAATTATCCATGGCTGCCCAATGCAAGCCCTCTAACAAAACAACCATTGACACTCCCACTCTTTGTATTCTGGGTTGTGTTGGCTACTCTGTTGGCTTATGCATGA
- the LOC120690071 gene encoding cytochrome b5-like, with amino-acid sequence MPTLTKLYSMKEAALHNTPEDCWVVVDGKIYDVTKYLEDHPGGADVLLEATGKDAKEEFDDAGHSKSAIELMQDYFIGELDPTTEIPEMEVFRKEHDTGFASKLMDSAVQYWAIPAAAVGISVFVAVLYARRK; translated from the exons ATGCCGACGCTGACGAAGCTGTACAGCATGAAGGAGGCCGCCCTCCACAACACCCCCGAGGACTGCTGGGTCGTCGTCGACGGCAAG ATTTATGATGTGACCAAGTATTTGGAAGACCATCCTGGGGGTGCTGATGTTCTGCTCGAAGCAACGG GTAAGGATGCTAAGGAAGAATTTGATGATGCGGGGCACAGCAAGAGTGCCATTGAGCTAATGCAAGACTACTTCATTGGGGAGTTGGACCCGACTACTGAGATTCCTGAGATGGAGGTTTTCAGGAAGGAGCATGACACCGGATTTGCCAGCAAGCTGATGGACAGTGCGGTGCAGTACTGGGCAATCCCAGCAGCTGCAGTTGGGATATCGGTTTTTGTTGCCGTATTGTATGCGCGAAGGAAGTGA
- the LOC120690072 gene encoding MADS-box transcription factor 34-like — translation MGRGKVVLQRIENKISRQVTFAKRRNGLLKKAYELSILCDAEVALVLFSHAGRLYQFSSSSNLLKTLERYQRYIYASADAAVPSSDEMQNHYQEYVKLKTRVEVLQHSQRNLLGEDLAPLTTSELEQLESQVDKTLKQIRSRKTQVLLDELCDLKRKEHMLQDANIVLKRKLDEVEAEAPPPLQPQLPWQGGSGDGAMVSDGPPQPEHFFQALESNPSLQPTFHTMDMNQHPVPAPGGCYPPAWSAWMA, via the exons ATGGGGCGCGGGAAGGTGGTGCTGCAGCGGATCGAGAACAAGATCAGCCGCCAGGTGACGTTCGCCAAGCGCCGGAACGGCCTGCTCAAGAAGGCCTACGAGCTCTCCATCCTCTGCGACGCCGAGGTCGCGCTCGTCCTCTTCTCCCACGCCGGCCGCCTCTACCAGTTCTCATCCTCCTCCAA TCTGCTTAAAACTTTGGAGAGGTACCAGAGGTACATCTATGCTTCAGCTGATGCTGCAGTGCCGTCTAGTGATGAGATGCAG AATCACTATCAAGAATATGTGAAGTTGAAGACAAGAGTTGAGGTTTTACAACACTCACAAAG GAATCTTCTGGGTGAAGATCTGGCTCCACTTACCACCAGTGAACTTGAACAGCTTGAGAGTCAAGTAGACAAGACCTTGAAGCAAATCAGATCAAGAAAG ACTCAAGTGCTACTTGATGAACTCTGCGACTTGAAGAGAAAG GAACATATGCTGCAAGATGCCAACATAGTCCTGAAAAGGAAG CTGGACGAGGTCGAGGCAGAGGCGCCTCCTCCCCTACAGCCACAGCTGCCGTGgcagggcggcagcggcgacggcgccatGGTGTCGGACGGCCCTCCACAGCCAGAGCACTTCTTCCAGGCCCTGGAGAGCAACCCATCTCTGCAGCCAAC ATTCCATACCATGGACATGAACCAGCAcccggtgccggcgccgggcgGTTGCTACCCTCCTGCGTGGTCGGCGTGGATGGCATAG